A part of Oncorhynchus masou masou isolate Uvic2021 chromosome 21, UVic_Omas_1.1, whole genome shotgun sequence genomic DNA contains:
- the LOC135508128 gene encoding LOW QUALITY PROTEIN: estrogen receptor beta-like (The sequence of the model RefSeq protein was modified relative to this genomic sequence to represent the inferred CDS: deleted 2 bases in 1 codon) has protein sequence MTGLAADQTTKWQDFSLTGPGEEGNRRQQQPQRQPNVIPSMACSPESGTDISSLLQLQDVGSSKVQERGSSPGLLPALYSPPSGMESRTFCIPSPYTDNSHDYSHSHGPLAFYNPSMLGYSRPPISDSPSLCPPLSPSLFWPNHGHGQHNMPSLTLHCPQPLVYSEHNPHTPWVEPKPHGLSPSSPLLHPTKLLGKRLEDGEEVNSSASCVVVKADMHFCAVCHDYASGYHYGVWSCEGCKAFFKRSIQGHNDYICPATNQCTIDKNRRKSCQACRLRKCYEVGMMKCGVRRERCSYRGARHRRVPQGRGASGGLVGVGTRAQMRLEGAPTPLEVHHSSLTPEQLISCIMEAEPPEIYLMEDLKKPFTEASMMMSLTNLADKELVLMISWAKKIPGFVELSLTDQVHLLECCWLEVLMLGLMWRSVDHPGKLIFSPDLKLNREEGNCVEGIMEIFDMLLAATSRFRELNLQREEYVCLKAMILLNSNICSTSPERAEDLESRGKLLRLLDSVTDALVWAISKRGLSFQQQSSRLAHLLMLLSHIRHVSNKGMQHLSSMKKKNVVLLYDLLLEMLDANTTHSSRMSATHDPSNNDPTEPPAAPAPAVDTQLLLTFQNPEESQTLESISTSCQGAGQPREGRCVPQ, from the exons GACTTCTCACTGACTGGTCCCGGTGAGGAAGGCAATAGACGACAGCAGCAGCCACAACGTCAGCCCAACGTTATCCCCAGCATGGCATGTTCTCCTGAAAGTGGGACAGACATTTCTTCCCTGCTCCAGCTCCAGGATGTGGGCTCCAGCAAGGTCCAAGAGAGGGGGAGCTCCCCGGGACTCCTACCCGCCCTCTACAGCCCTCCGAGCGGCATGGAGAGCCGCACATTCTGCATCCCCTCTCCCTACACAGACAACAGCCATGATTACAGTCACAGCCACGGACCCCTAGCCTTCTACAACCCCTCTATGCTCGGCTACAGCAGACCACCTATCTCCGACAGCCCTTCTCTATGtccacccctcagtccctctctcttctgGCCCAACCATGGCCACGGCCAGCACAACATGCCCTCGCTGACCCTGCACTGCCCCCAGCCCCTGGTGTACAGTGAGCATAACCCCCACACCCCCTGGGTGGAGCCTAAACCCCACGGCCTCAGCCCCAGCAG ccctctcctccaccctaccaAGCTGCTGGGGAAGAGACTGGAGGACGGAGAGGAAGTGAACTCCTCAGCCAGCTGTGTGGTGGTGAAGGCAGACATGCACTTCTGTGCTGTGTGTCATGACTACGCTTCAGGCTACCACTACGGTGTGTGGTCTTGTGAGGGCTGCAAGGCCTTCTTCAAGAGGAGCATCCAAG GCCACAATGATTACATTTGTCCAGCAACTAACCAGTGCACTATCGACAAGAACCGCCGTAAAAGCTGCCAGGCCTGCCGCCTACGCAAGTGTTATGAAGTGGGCATGATGAAGTGTG GTGTGAGGCGAGAGCGCTGCAGTTACCGGGGGGCGAGGCACCGGCGTGTACCTCAGGGGCGGGGGGCGTCAGGCGGGCTGGTGGGGGTAGGGACCAGGGCACAGATGCGTCTGGAGGGGGCTCCCACCCCC CTGGAGGTGCACCACTCGTCCCTGACCCCAGAACAGCTGATCTCCTGCATCATGGAAGCGGAGCCGCCAGAGATCTACCTTATGGAGGACCTGAAGAAGCCCTTCACTGAGGCCAGCATGATGATGTCACTTACCAACCTGGCCGACAAGGAGTTGGTCCTCATGATCAGCTGGGCCAAGAAGATCCCTG GCTTTGTAGAGCTAAGTCTGACGGACCAGGTGCACCTGTTGGAGTGTTGCTGGCTGGAGGTGCTGATGCTGGGTCTGATGTGGAGGTCTGTCGACCACCCTGGGAAACTGATATTCTCACCAGACCTAAAGCTCAACAG GGAAGAGGGAAACTGTGTGGAGGGCATTATGGAGATATTTGACATGCTGCTGGCAGCTACCTCTAGGTTCAGGGAGCTGAACCTTCAGAGGGAGGAGTACGTCTGTCTGAAAGCCATGATCCTCCTCAACTCCA ACATCTGCTCTACCTCTCCGGAGAGGGCAGAAGATCTGGAGAGCAGGGGGAAGCTGCTACGTTTGCTGGACTCAGTGACGGATGCCCTGGTGTGGGCCATCTCCAAACGAGGCCTGTCATTCCAGCAGCAGTCATCCCGCCTGGCCCACCTCCTCATGCTACTCTCACACATTCGCCACGTCAG TAACAAAGGCATGCAGCACCTCTCTAGCATGAAGAAGAAGAATGTTGTGCTGCTCTATGACCTGCTCTTGGAAATGCTGGACGCCAACACAACCCACAGCAGCCGTATGTCCGCAACTCATGACCCCTCTAACAATGACCCCACAGAGCCCCCAGCAGCACCAGCTCCTGCTGTAGACACTCAGCTCCTGCTAACATTCCAAAACCCAGAGGAGAGCCAAACACTCGAGAGCATTA GTACATCCTGCCAGGGTGCTGGCCAGCCGAGAGAGGGGAGATGTGTACCTCAGTAA